One region of Salinirubrum litoreum genomic DNA includes:
- a CDS encoding nicotinamide-nucleotide adenylyltransferase, producing MRGFYIGRFQPYHEGHHHMVAEIAEEVDELVLGIGSAGDSHTERNPFTAGERIMMLTKALVDVDIVTYAVPIEDLDRNSVWVSHVQSMCPTFDVAYSNNPLVIQLFHEAGVEVRRSPMFRREVLEGTDIRDKMIDDEGWRKLVPDPVVEVVEEIDGIERIQRVSASDSNGE from the coding sequence ATGCGGGGCTTCTACATCGGCCGGTTCCAGCCCTACCACGAGGGGCACCACCACATGGTGGCCGAGATCGCCGAGGAGGTGGACGAACTCGTCCTCGGCATCGGGAGTGCGGGTGACTCCCACACCGAGCGCAACCCCTTCACGGCGGGCGAGCGAATCATGATGCTCACGAAGGCGTTGGTGGACGTGGACATCGTCACCTACGCCGTGCCCATCGAGGACCTCGACCGGAACTCGGTCTGGGTCAGTCACGTCCAGAGCATGTGTCCGACGTTCGACGTGGCCTACTCGAACAACCCGCTCGTTATCCAACTGTTCCACGAGGCGGGCGTCGAGGTGCGGCGCTCCCCGATGTTCCGGCGGGAGGTGCTGGAAGGGACCGACATCCGGGACAAGATGATCGACGACGAGGGGTGGCGGAAGCTGGTTCCCGATCCGGTCGTCGAGGTCGTCGAGGAGATCGACGGCATCGAGCGCATCCAGCGCGTCTCTGCGTCGGACTCGAACGGGGAGTGA
- a CDS encoding DUF7538 family protein, which translates to MTEPSSGDDARESRDGADTRESPDADDADPLVELGRLDGWQVEGYAARVHYQGAGDHYSVEYYAPSDCVLYWKVKGDGETAVPVGRETVPDPLRTRIREDLADAGIDAAVEGRTL; encoded by the coding sequence ATGACCGAGCCGAGTTCCGGCGACGACGCCAGAGAATCACGTGACGGTGCCGACACCCGCGAGTCGCCAGACGCCGACGATGCCGATCCACTGGTCGAACTCGGCCGACTGGACGGCTGGCAGGTCGAGGGCTACGCCGCCCGCGTCCACTACCAGGGTGCCGGCGACCACTACAGCGTCGAGTACTACGCCCCGAGCGACTGCGTGCTCTACTGGAAGGTGAAGGGCGACGGCGAGACGGCCGTGCCCGTCGGCCGCGAGACGGTGCCCGATCCACTCCGGACACGGATTCGAGAGGATCTGGCGGACGCCGGCATCGACGCGGCGGTAGAAGGCCGGACGCTGTGA
- a CDS encoding SAM hydrolase/SAM-dependent halogenase family protein, with product MITFASDFGSPYPAAVKGVLCSKVDEDARIVDVAHDLPRQSVRAGAFWLRETLPYFPPAVHLVVIDPGVGTDRSAVALRVGDHALVGPDNGVLRPVARRLAEQTGADMAAFEITYENPASATFHGRDVFGPTAGEIHAVGVDAMATLADLEPMAVDDLVAFELPSASVADDGTEGDAEAGGRAEGEVLVVDDFGNAITNVPGSVLAGVESVLVNGERVPAVESFAGVAQGERLVTVGSHGYVECDVNHGRGDEAFGLDPGARVVLEW from the coding sequence ATGATAACGTTCGCCTCCGACTTCGGGTCGCCGTATCCGGCCGCCGTGAAGGGTGTCCTCTGCTCGAAAGTCGACGAGGACGCCCGGATCGTCGACGTCGCCCACGACCTGCCCCGGCAGTCGGTACGGGCGGGCGCGTTCTGGCTTCGGGAGACGCTCCCGTACTTCCCGCCGGCGGTCCACCTCGTGGTGATCGACCCCGGCGTCGGCACCGACCGGTCGGCGGTCGCGCTCCGGGTCGGCGACCACGCGCTGGTCGGCCCGGACAACGGCGTCCTCCGGCCCGTCGCGCGCCGACTCGCCGAGCAGACCGGCGCGGACATGGCGGCGTTCGAGATCACGTACGAGAATCCGGCGTCGGCGACGTTCCACGGCCGGGACGTGTTCGGGCCGACAGCAGGAGAGATCCACGCTGTCGGTGTCGACGCGATGGCGACGTTGGCCGATCTGGAGCCGATGGCGGTCGACGACCTCGTCGCGTTCGAGTTGCCCTCTGCCAGCGTCGCGGACGACGGGACCGAGGGCGACGCAGAGGCCGGGGGTCGCGCCGAGGGCGAGGTGCTGGTCGTGGACGACTTCGGGAACGCGATCACGAACGTCCCGGGTTCGGTGTTGGCTGGTGTCGAGTCGGTGCTGGTAAACGGTGAGCGTGTGCCCGCGGTCGAGTCGTTTGCGGGCGTCGCGCAGGGCGAGCGACTGGTGACGGTCGGGAGCCACGGCTACGTGGAGTGCGACGTGAACCACGGGCGCGGTGACGAGGCGTTCGGTCTCGACCCGGGTGCTCGTGTCGTGCTCGAGTGGTAA
- a CDS encoding creatininase family protein: MRLADATWPEVAETNAELALLPVGSTEQHGPHAPLGTDSLHAESVAERTAEQYEATHDEPCVVAPTLSVGVSAEHRAFPGTLCLSPDTFRSAVRETVGSLAQHGMRRVVVVNGHGGNVDALREVTATISREDEAYAVPFTWFEAVGEHSSRMGHGGELETALLRYTYPDLVREDRIAEARERAVDRWGEWVSGVNLAHDSVEFTENGVVGDPGAGDAELGAELLELAVEALCEVLEAVAERDL, translated from the coding sequence ATGCGACTCGCGGACGCCACGTGGCCCGAGGTGGCCGAGACGAACGCCGAACTCGCGCTGCTGCCAGTCGGCAGTACCGAACAGCACGGCCCGCACGCCCCACTCGGCACCGACAGCCTGCACGCCGAGTCGGTCGCGGAGCGCACAGCCGAACAGTACGAGGCGACCCACGACGAACCCTGCGTGGTCGCGCCGACGCTCTCGGTCGGCGTCTCGGCCGAGCACCGCGCCTTCCCCGGCACGCTGTGCCTCTCGCCGGACACCTTCCGGTCGGCGGTCAGAGAGACCGTGGGGAGTCTCGCACAGCACGGCATGCGCCGGGTAGTCGTCGTCAACGGCCACGGCGGGAACGTCGACGCCCTCCGGGAGGTCACGGCGACCATCTCGCGCGAAGACGAGGCCTACGCGGTCCCGTTCACGTGGTTCGAGGCGGTCGGCGAGCACTCGAGTCGGATGGGTCACGGCGGCGAACTGGAGACCGCACTCCTCCGGTACACCTATCCGGACCTCGTGCGCGAGGACCGGATCGCGGAGGCGCGGGAGCGTGCAGTGGATCGGTGGGGCGAGTGGGTCTCGGGCGTGAATCTCGCGCACGACTCGGTGGAGTTCACGGAGAACGGCGTGGTCGGCGATCCGGGCGCGGGCGACGCGGAGTTGGGTGCCGAGTTGTTGGAACTGGCTGTCGAGGCGCTGTGTGAGGTGTTGGAGGCGGTTGCCGAGCGGGACCTGTAG
- the lonB gene encoding ATP-dependent protease LonB, translating to MSNETNTDDSLPDEEVGEPRPENGHEPPGDDEPTIDDLGSDVEVNAEVADEVDEDDLLGGLQIDSTAEIEVPDRLVDQVIGQEHARDVVMKAAKQRRHVMMIGSPGTGKSMLAKAMSELLPKEELQDVLVYHNPDDGNNPKVRTVPAGKGEQIVEAHKEEARKRNQMRSFLMWIIIAVVLGYSLIIAGQILLGILAAGVIYLAFRYGSRGGDAMIPNLLVNNADTQTAPFEDATGAHAGALLGDVRHDPFQSGGMETPSHDRVEPGAIHQANKGVLFVDEINTLDIRSQQHLMTAIQEGEFSITGQSERSSGAMVQTEPVPTDFVMVAAGNLDAMENMHPALRSRIKGYGYEVYMDDTIEDTPEMRRKYARFVAQEVAKDGRLPDFTATAIEEVILEARRRAGRKGHLTLELRNLGGLVRVAGDIARGEDAANTTRQHVLQAKGRSRSIEQQLADDYIERRKDYDITVGEGFVTGRVNGLAVMGEDSGIVLPVMAEVTPSQGPGEVIATGQLKEMAEEAVQNVSAIIKKFSDEDISQQDVHIQFVQVGEGGVDGDSASITVATAVISALEGVAVDQNLAMTGSLSVRGDVLPVGGVTHKIEAAAKTGLDRVIIPAANEQDVMIEDEYKEQIEVIPVSHISEVLDVALEGEPEKDGLVDRLKNITGQALNKQSVKGPSSPSPQ from the coding sequence ATGAGCAACGAAACGAACACCGACGACAGCCTCCCGGACGAGGAGGTCGGCGAGCCGCGCCCCGAGAACGGCCACGAGCCACCGGGGGACGACGAGCCGACCATCGACGACCTCGGGAGCGACGTTGAGGTCAACGCCGAAGTCGCCGACGAGGTCGACGAGGACGACCTCCTCGGTGGGCTTCAGATCGACTCGACCGCCGAGATCGAGGTCCCCGACCGACTGGTCGATCAGGTCATCGGGCAGGAACACGCCCGCGACGTCGTGATGAAGGCGGCCAAGCAGCGCCGCCACGTCATGATGATCGGCTCGCCGGGGACCGGCAAGTCGATGCTGGCGAAGGCGATGTCCGAACTCCTCCCGAAGGAGGAACTGCAGGACGTGCTCGTCTACCACAACCCGGACGACGGGAACAACCCGAAGGTGCGGACCGTCCCCGCCGGGAAGGGCGAGCAGATCGTCGAGGCCCACAAGGAGGAGGCCCGCAAGCGCAACCAGATGCGCTCGTTCCTCATGTGGATCATCATCGCCGTCGTGCTGGGCTACTCGCTCATCATCGCCGGTCAGATTCTGCTCGGCATCCTCGCGGCCGGGGTCATCTACCTCGCCTTCCGCTACGGCTCACGCGGCGGCGACGCCATGATCCCGAACCTGCTGGTCAACAACGCGGACACCCAGACCGCGCCGTTCGAGGACGCCACGGGTGCCCACGCCGGTGCCCTGCTGGGCGACGTGCGACACGACCCGTTCCAGTCCGGTGGGATGGAGACCCCGAGCCACGACCGCGTGGAACCCGGTGCCATCCACCAGGCGAACAAGGGCGTGCTGTTCGTCGACGAGATCAACACCCTCGACATCCGGTCCCAGCAGCACCTGATGACCGCGATCCAGGAGGGCGAGTTCTCGATCACGGGCCAGTCCGAGCGTTCCTCGGGCGCGATGGTCCAGACCGAACCCGTCCCGACCGACTTCGTGATGGTCGCGGCCGGGAACCTCGACGCGATGGAGAACATGCACCCCGCCCTGCGCTCCCGCATCAAAGGGTACGGCTACGAGGTGTACATGGACGACACCATCGAAGACACCCCCGAGATGCGCCGGAAGTACGCCCGCTTCGTCGCCCAGGAGGTGGCGAAGGACGGCCGACTGCCGGACTTCACCGCCACCGCGATCGAGGAGGTCATCCTCGAGGCCCGCCGCCGTGCAGGCCGGAAAGGCCACCTGACGCTCGAACTCCGGAACCTCGGCGGCCTCGTCCGCGTCGCGGGCGACATCGCTCGTGGCGAGGACGCGGCCAACACGACCCGCCAGCACGTCCTGCAGGCGAAGGGTCGCAGCCGCTCCATCGAGCAGCAGTTGGCCGACGACTACATCGAGCGCCGGAAGGACTACGACATCACGGTCGGCGAGGGCTTCGTCACCGGTCGCGTCAACGGCCTCGCGGTCATGGGCGAGGACTCCGGGATCGTCCTCCCCGTGATGGCCGAGGTGACGCCCTCGCAGGGGCCGGGCGAGGTCATCGCCACCGGTCAGCTGAAGGAGATGGCCGAGGAGGCGGTCCAGAACGTCTCCGCCATCATCAAGAAGTTCTCCGACGAGGACATCTCCCAGCAGGACGTCCACATCCAGTTCGTGCAGGTCGGTGAGGGCGGCGTCGACGGCGACTCCGCCTCCATCACGGTCGCCACCGCCGTCATCTCCGCCTTGGAGGGTGTCGCGGTCGATCAGAACCTCGCGATGACCGGGTCGCTGTCGGTCCGGGGCGACGTGCTCCCGGTCGGCGGCGTCACCCACAAGATCGAGGCCGCCGCGAAGACCGGCCTCGACCGCGTGATCATCCCGGCCGCCAACGAGCAGGACGTGATGATCGAAGACGAGTACAAAGAGCAGATCGAGGTCATCCCGGTCTCGCACATCTCCGAGGTGCTGGACGTGGCACTGGAGGGCGAACCGGAGAAGGACGGACTCGTGGACCGTCTGAAGAACATCACCGGGCAGGCGCTCAACAAGCAGAGCGTCAAAGGGCCGTCGAGTCCCAGCCCGCAGTAG
- a CDS encoding CPBP family glutamic-type intramembrane protease, whose protein sequence is MTEWAAFAGFAGVVTVALLVLAYASQGTVSGSGDAPPAESLADRSGDSDRPRDPPAETAGRDPQTAGDEQAGVEQWDDPPGVDPASWTDSDDATGPTGDAASPGDDSPEADEADELTARHEADGFEWVASEPVTPAWLRGEGPEMTSGLLLANVLVSQGLFAGFLLFGAWFTDVPASAFGVTSAPLSTGLPAIAVGIGVGLLLYLLNELGAGVGDRLGVTADESLRELLAPDTRLGWVVLLVVVLPIVAGFEEFLFRGALIGVVAVGFDVSPWLLAALSSVAFALGHGAQGPGGILVTGLLGFALAVTFVLTGSLLAVIVAHYLVNALEFVVHEGLDLGS, encoded by the coding sequence ATGACCGAGTGGGCGGCGTTCGCGGGATTCGCGGGCGTCGTCACGGTTGCACTCCTCGTTTTGGCCTACGCGTCGCAGGGTACTGTCTCCGGCAGTGGCGACGCCCCACCGGCGGAGTCGCTCGCCGACCGGTCGGGCGACAGCGACCGACCGCGTGATCCGCCGGCAGAGACGGCCGGCCGCGATCCGCAGACGGCTGGCGACGAACAGGCCGGCGTCGAGCAGTGGGACGATCCGCCGGGAGTCGATCCGGCGTCGTGGACCGACTCGGACGACGCGACTGGACCGACCGGCGACGCGGCGAGTCCGGGTGACGACTCGCCGGAGGCAGACGAGGCAGACGAACTCACTGCCCGCCACGAGGCGGACGGCTTCGAGTGGGTCGCCAGCGAGCCGGTCACCCCGGCGTGGCTCCGGGGGGAGGGACCCGAGATGACCTCCGGACTGCTGTTGGCGAACGTCCTCGTCTCGCAGGGGTTGTTCGCCGGCTTTCTCCTCTTCGGCGCGTGGTTCACCGACGTGCCGGCGTCGGCGTTCGGCGTGACGAGTGCCCCGCTCAGCACCGGTCTGCCCGCGATTGCGGTCGGTATCGGTGTCGGACTCCTGCTGTACCTGTTGAACGAACTCGGTGCCGGCGTCGGCGACCGACTGGGCGTGACCGCCGACGAGAGTCTCCGGGAACTGCTCGCGCCCGACACGCGACTCGGCTGGGTCGTCCTGCTCGTCGTCGTCCTCCCCATCGTCGCCGGCTTCGAGGAGTTCCTCTTTCGTGGCGCGCTGATCGGCGTCGTCGCGGTCGGCTTCGACGTGTCGCCGTGGCTGCTCGCCGCGCTGTCGTCGGTCGCGTTCGCGCTCGGGCACGGCGCGCAGGGGCCGGGCGGTATCCTCGTGACCGGCCTGTTGGGGTTCGCGCTCGCGGTGACGTTCGTGCTGACCGGGAGTCTGCTGGCGGTGATCGTCGCCCACTACCTCGTGAACGCACTGGAGTTCGTCGTCCACGAGGGGCTTGACCTCGGGTCGTGA
- a CDS encoding ABC transporter ATP-binding protein, with protein sequence MAVHEDDDPFEEQKERAENPMRRLFSEYGSDNKLAFVVGLLSSIVARVLDLIPPILLGIAVDAIFERSGQAEQEYTLPLVPQAWIPPTEQGQLFFTVGIIAFAFFGGAAFHYSRNWGWNSFAQHIQHDIRTDTYNKMQRLNMDFFADKQTGEMMSILSNDVNRLERFLNDGMNSAFRLGVMVVGIAAILLWINPQLAAITLVIVPLLALFTYIFIRTIQPKYAEVRSSVGQVNSRLENNLGGIQVIKTSNTEDFESDRVDDVSQDYFDANWDAIGTRIKFFPGLRILAGVGFVLTFLIGGLMVLGIPFGPFTSDLSPGNFVTFILLSQRFIWPMAQFGQIINMYQRARASSARIFGLMDEPSRIAEDPNADDIVVSEGRVEYDDVSFGYDEETIVEDIDFTVEGGETLALVGPTGAGKSTVLKLLLRMYDVDEGAISIDGQDLRDVTIPSLRQAIGYVSQDTFMFYGTVKENIAYGTFDADDDAIVEAAKAAEAHDFISNLPEGYDTEIGERGVKLSGGQRQRLSIARAVLKDPEVLVLDEATSDVDTETEMLIQRSLDRLTEDRTTFSIAHRLSTIKDADQIVVLEDGRIVERGTHADLLGEDGLYAHLWGVQAGEIDELPEEFIERASRRQARTEADDD encoded by the coding sequence ATGGCTGTTCACGAAGACGACGACCCGTTCGAAGAACAGAAAGAACGGGCGGAGAACCCGATGCGGCGGCTGTTCTCCGAGTACGGATCGGACAACAAACTCGCCTTTGTCGTCGGTCTCCTCTCCAGTATCGTCGCCCGCGTTCTCGATCTCATCCCGCCGATCCTGCTCGGCATCGCGGTCGACGCCATCTTCGAGCGGTCCGGACAGGCGGAACAGGAGTACACCCTGCCGCTCGTCCCGCAAGCGTGGATTCCGCCGACCGAGCAGGGTCAACTGTTCTTCACGGTCGGGATCATCGCCTTCGCCTTCTTCGGCGGGGCCGCGTTCCACTACAGTCGCAACTGGGGGTGGAACTCCTTCGCCCAGCACATCCAGCACGACATCCGGACGGACACCTACAACAAGATGCAGCGGCTGAACATGGACTTCTTCGCCGACAAGCAGACCGGCGAGATGATGTCCATCCTGTCGAACGACGTGAACCGACTGGAGCGGTTCCTCAACGACGGGATGAACTCGGCGTTCCGCCTCGGCGTGATGGTCGTCGGCATCGCCGCCATCCTGCTGTGGATCAACCCGCAACTCGCGGCGATCACGCTCGTCATCGTCCCGCTGCTGGCGCTGTTCACCTACATCTTCATCCGGACGATCCAGCCGAAGTACGCCGAGGTCCGCTCCTCGGTCGGCCAGGTCAACTCCCGTCTGGAGAACAACCTCGGCGGCATCCAGGTGATCAAGACCTCGAACACCGAGGACTTCGAGTCCGACCGCGTCGACGACGTGTCACAGGACTACTTCGACGCGAACTGGGACGCGATCGGCACCCGGATCAAGTTCTTCCCCGGGCTTCGCATCCTCGCGGGCGTCGGCTTCGTCCTCACGTTCCTGATCGGCGGGCTGATGGTGCTCGGTATCCCCTTCGGCCCGTTCACCAGCGACCTCTCGCCCGGGAACTTCGTGACGTTCATCCTGCTGTCACAGCGGTTCATCTGGCCGATGGCGCAGTTCGGACAGATCATCAACATGTACCAGCGTGCCCGTGCCTCCTCGGCCCGTATCTTCGGCCTGATGGACGAACCGAGTCGCATCGCGGAGGACCCGAACGCCGACGACATCGTGGTCTCCGAGGGGCGCGTCGAGTACGACGACGTGAGCTTCGGCTACGACGAGGAGACGATCGTCGAGGATATCGACTTCACGGTCGAGGGCGGCGAGACGCTCGCGCTGGTCGGCCCGACCGGAGCCGGCAAGTCCACGGTGCTGAAGCTTCTCCTGCGGATGTACGACGTCGACGAGGGCGCGATCAGCATCGACGGGCAGGACCTCAGAGACGTGACCATCCCGAGTCTCCGACAGGCCATCGGCTACGTCTCACAGGACACCTTCATGTTCTACGGGACGGTGAAGGAGAACATCGCCTACGGTACCTTCGACGCCGACGACGACGCCATCGTCGAGGCGGCGAAGGCCGCGGAGGCCCACGACTTCATCAGCAACCTGCCGGAGGGCTACGACACCGAGATCGGTGAACGCGGCGTGAAGCTCTCCGGCGGCCAGCGCCAGCGACTCTCCATCGCCCGCGCCGTGCTGAAAGACCCGGAGGTGCTGGTCCTGGACGAGGCGACCTCCGACGTGGACACCGAGACGGAGATGCTGATCCAGCGCAGTCTGGATCGCCTGACCGAGGACCGGACGACGTTCAGCATCGCACACCGCCTCTCGACGATCAAGGACGCCGACCAGATCGTCGTCTTAGAGGACGGCCGGATCGTCGAGCGCGGCACCCACGCCGACCTGCTCGGCGAAGACGGCCTGTACGCGCACCTCTGGGGCGTGCAGGCCGGCGAGATCGACGAACTCCCCGAGGAGTTCATCGAGCGTGCGAGTCGGCGGCAGGCCCGGACCGAAGCCGACGACGACTGA
- the leuS gene encoding leucine--tRNA ligase gives MQSESTGYAPDAIETKWQRAWDEADVFHIADDEADPTYVLGMFPYTSGNLHMGHVRNYTITDAYARYRRMQGEPVLHPMGWDSFGLPAENAAIERDTNPEEWTLSCIETMREEMQAMGFGYDWDREITTCQPDYYRWNQWLFSRFHEAGLVEQKASEVNWCPSCETVLADEQVEGDEELCWRCDTPVTQRELDQWFFEITEYADELVDDLDRLGDWPESVRAMQRDWIGRQHGSTVEFDVAGHGPVEVFTTRLDTIFGVTFFALAPDHPIAQDLAAEDDDVAHFVEAVADPDGDEPQGVATDLTATNPATGEEIPVFVADFVLSDVGTGALMGVPGHDDRDHRFAESMGVDITPVVAPADETSEDDAASADAGESDAPDVSESAFTEDGVLVNSGEYDGLPSAEAREQLEADIPSAAHDVQYRLRDWGVSRQRYWGTPIPVVHCPDCGPVLVPDEDLPVELPEFVQTTGNPLDEVESFVETTCPDCGGEARRETDTMDTFVDSSWYFLRYVSPDLTDAPFDTEQANDWMPVDQYVGGIEHAVMHLLYSRFVTKALSDLDLLEHREPFDSLVTQGMVLLEGEKMSKSKGNVVSPQAIVDEYGADTARLFTMQAAQPEREFNWTDEGVQSSYRFLNKLYRVVESVTETPPEGDHDTVAEYVERERDRVLAIAEDDFESLTFNTALRETRELVTLLERYADYTEPHAETVEETLSAVVRVLAPVAPHVAEELWETLGYDGFVAEAEWPTFDGDLSDVEIERRVIEDTRGDVRQIVDVADIQDPEEIQIVVAPDWKYEAYEIARTSDSPNVIGEIMQQDHLRERGDAAASYGQDLQEERQSLTEQLDPAREVAVLSRAAWLIESEFDAEVVVRQGGADEDAVSKARPGRPAIRIE, from the coding sequence ATGCAGTCTGAATCCACCGGCTACGCCCCCGACGCTATCGAGACGAAGTGGCAACGAGCGTGGGACGAGGCGGACGTGTTCCACATCGCAGACGACGAGGCGGACCCGACCTACGTCCTCGGGATGTTCCCGTACACCTCCGGGAACCTCCACATGGGTCACGTCCGGAACTACACGATCACGGACGCCTACGCCCGCTACCGCCGGATGCAGGGCGAACCGGTGCTCCACCCGATGGGGTGGGACTCCTTCGGCCTGCCCGCCGAGAACGCCGCCATCGAGCGCGACACGAACCCCGAGGAGTGGACCCTGTCGTGCATCGAGACGATGCGCGAGGAGATGCAGGCGATGGGGTTCGGCTACGACTGGGACCGGGAGATCACGACCTGCCAGCCCGACTACTACCGGTGGAACCAGTGGCTGTTCAGCCGGTTCCACGAGGCCGGACTGGTCGAGCAGAAGGCCTCCGAGGTGAACTGGTGTCCCTCCTGTGAGACGGTGCTGGCCGACGAACAGGTCGAGGGCGACGAGGAACTCTGCTGGCGGTGTGACACGCCGGTCACCCAGCGCGAACTGGACCAGTGGTTCTTCGAGATCACGGAGTACGCCGACGAACTGGTCGACGACCTCGACAGACTGGGCGACTGGCCCGAGAGCGTCCGCGCCATGCAGCGCGACTGGATCGGCCGGCAACACGGCTCGACCGTCGAGTTCGACGTGGCGGGCCACGGCCCGGTCGAGGTGTTCACCACGCGACTCGACACCATCTTCGGCGTGACGTTCTTCGCGCTGGCTCCGGACCACCCCATCGCACAGGACCTGGCCGCAGAAGACGACGACGTGGCCCACTTCGTCGAGGCGGTCGCGGACCCCGACGGCGACGAACCGCAGGGTGTCGCCACCGATCTGACCGCGACGAACCCGGCGACCGGCGAGGAGATCCCGGTCTTCGTCGCCGACTTCGTGCTGTCCGACGTGGGGACGGGCGCGCTGATGGGCGTGCCCGGCCACGACGACCGCGACCACCGCTTCGCCGAGTCGATGGGCGTCGACATCACGCCGGTCGTCGCGCCCGCAGACGAAACAAGCGAGGACGACGCGGCGTCAGCCGACGCCGGAGAGTCCGACGCGCCGGACGTCTCCGAGTCGGCGTTCACCGAGGACGGCGTCCTCGTCAACAGCGGCGAGTACGACGGCCTGCCGAGCGCCGAGGCCCGCGAGCAGTTGGAGGCCGACATCCCCTCGGCGGCCCACGACGTGCAGTACCGCCTGCGCGACTGGGGCGTCTCCCGCCAGCGCTACTGGGGGACCCCCATCCCGGTCGTCCACTGTCCGGACTGCGGCCCGGTGCTGGTGCCCGACGAGGACCTGCCGGTCGAACTGCCGGAGTTCGTCCAGACGACCGGCAACCCGCTGGACGAAGTGGAGTCGTTCGTCGAGACGACCTGTCCCGACTGCGGCGGCGAGGCGCGCCGGGAGACGGACACGATGGACACCTTCGTCGACTCCTCGTGGTACTTCCTGCGGTACGTCTCGCCGGACCTGACCGACGCGCCGTTCGACACAGAGCAGGCGAACGACTGGATGCCGGTCGACCAGTACGTCGGCGGCATCGAACACGCCGTGATGCACCTGTTGTACTCGCGATTCGTCACGAAGGCGCTGTCCGATCTGGACCTGCTGGAGCACCGCGAACCGTTCGACAGTCTGGTCACCCAGGGGATGGTCCTACTGGAGGGCGAGAAGATGTCGAAGTCGAAGGGCAACGTCGTCTCCCCGCAGGCCATCGTCGACGAGTACGGCGCGGACACGGCGCGCCTGTTCACGATGCAGGCGGCTCAGCCGGAACGGGAGTTCAACTGGACCGACGAGGGCGTCCAGTCGAGCTACCGGTTCCTGAACAAACTGTACCGAGTCGTCGAGTCGGTCACCGAGACCCCGCCCGAAGGCGACCACGACACGGTCGCGGAGTACGTCGAACGCGAGCGCGACCGCGTGCTGGCGATCGCCGAAGACGACTTCGAGAGTCTGACGTTCAACACCGCCCTGCGCGAGACGAGAGAACTCGTCACGCTGCTGGAGCGGTACGCCGACTACACCGAGCCACACGCCGAGACCGTCGAGGAGACGCTGTCGGCCGTGGTTCGCGTGCTGGCACCGGTCGCACCGCACGTCGCCGAGGAACTGTGGGAGACGCTGGGGTACGACGGCTTCGTCGCCGAGGCCGAGTGGCCGACCTTCGACGGCGACCTGTCTGACGTGGAGATCGAACGCCGGGTCATCGAAGACACGCGCGGCGACGTGCGCCAGATCGTGGACGTGGCCGACATCCAGGACCCCGAGGAGATCCAGATCGTCGTCGCACCCGACTGGAAGTACGAGGCCTACGAGATCGCGCGCACGAGCGACTCGCCGAACGTGATCGGCGAGATCATGCAGCAGGATCACCTGCGCGAGCGCGGTGACGCGGCCGCCTCCTACGGGCAGGACTTACAGGAGGAGCGCCAGTCGCTGACCGAACAACTCGATCCGGCGCGTGAGGTCGCGGTGCTGTCGCGGGCCGCGTGGCTGATCGAGAGCGAGTTCGACGCGGAGGTCGTCGTCCGGCAGGGTGGGGCCGACGAGGACGCGGTCTCGAAGGCGCGACCCGGTCGCCCCGCGATCCGGATCGAGTGA